Genomic segment of Anaeromyxobacter sp.:
TCGGGGCAATTTATTGATTTTCGGCCCACTTGACGTTTGCGCTATGTCCCGTAGGGTGGTTGCACTCAAGGTGACCTGTCGATGCAGGCCACCGAACTGCACCCCAGCACGGGAAAGCTGAGTATCCGCGGCAACGGAAGGCGGGACTCCCAAGGCTTCCCAAGGCTGGACCAGGCCATATGGCGGGCGCGCCGGGAGCCAATCCCGGGTGACGCGGACCGTCCTGGTGCAGGGACATATCTCCACGCGGAACCCGAGCCGGCGTGGCGCTCCTCTTCCTCAAGGGACCGCCATGCCTGCCAAGAAGCCCCGCCGCACCACCAACGAGCCGATCACCGTCTACCTCCCGCCCGCCGATCTGGAGGCGCTCCGCGCGTTGCGTGACCGTTCCGGCGTGCCCGTCGCCGTCATGGTTCGCCGCGCAGTCAAGGCCACGCTCGCCACCACCACCGCCGCCGTCGAGGCGCTGACCACCACCCCCTGAACGGCTACGGCCCGCCACCGAGCTCGAATCTCGGAAGCGGGCCGGATGCGCGTCCAGCTGGGGGCTGATCGACAGCGGCATTCTACCCCGCCCGGATGCGCCTCGCCACCGAGGCACACCATCATGGAATGGCTCACGGTTCAGGATCTGACCCAGCGGCTCCGGATCAGCCGCGCCCACCTCTACAATCTGATCAACGCCGGCACCCTCCCGCGCGGCGTGCGGTTCGGGCGCTGCGTCCGGTGGCGGCTCGACATCATCCGCGCCGCCGAGGACCGGCTGGCCGGCCCGCCGGCCGAGGTGGCCCGGTGACGGCCCCCGCGCTGGTAGGCGTCCAGCTGGCCCCCGCCGAGCAACTGCGCGCGGTGCTCGCGCAACTGCTCCAGGCGCTCCGCCGGTGGACCGTCTGGAGGGCGCGTTCCAAGACCGTGGCGGACGGCACCACCAAGATCGACAAGGTCCCCACAGCCCGCACCAACGACCCCACCACCTGGCTCACCCTCGATCAGGCGCTGGCCGAGGCGCCGCCGCCCGGCGCGGGCGGGATCGGCTTCATCCTCACCACGCGCCCGGCGTGGAGGCCGGCGGCGTGTGGGCGGTGGACGTAGACAAGTGCCGGGACGCTGCGACGGGTGTCCTGTCGCCGGTGGGCCGGGCCATCTACGACGCCGCGGCCGGCTGCTACACCGAGACCAGCCCCTCGGGGCGTGGGCTCCGAATCCTCGGGGCCGGCGGCGTACCGGACACCCTCGGTGAGTTCCTGAACCGAGCCGCCGGGGTGGAGTTCTACAAGGGCACCTCCAGCCGCTACGTCACGATCACGGGCGCGATGCTCCAAGGGGCCGGCGCCCTGGCGCCGATGCCGCCGGCTCTCGCGGAGCTCCTCGGCCGGCACACCACCAAGGGCGCCGAGGACAGGCCCGGGACCGCCCCCGCCGCGGCGCCGGTGATGACCGAGGGCGCCCGCATCGCGGTCGAGAACCGTGCCGGCCTGACCAACGACCAGCGCGAATTCGCCCGGGGCGGGGGGCCACCCGGCGACAGGTCCGAATCCCTGTGGGGCATCCAGCGCGCTCTCTCTGAGGCTGGCCTGTCGCCCGTCGAGATCTTCAGCTTCGCCGTGTCCTCTTCCGGGATCTGGCGGGCGGCTCTCTCGAAGCGGAACCATTCGCCACACAAGGCCCGGCAGTTCCTGTGGCCCACCGGGCCGCGCGCAACGAGGACCCGGCCGCCGAGGCGGCTCCGCCCCTCCCCTCGGTGGACACCACCACCGACGACACCACCACCACCGCGGGGGGAGACGACGGGTACGAGTACGGGGGGCACGGCAGGGCGCGGGCGGTGAAGAAGATCGCGTCCAACGTCGCAGCATTCATCCGCAAGGAGTGGGGCCACCGGGTCCGCCACAACGAGCGGCACGGCCGGATCGAGGTGGACGGCCAGCCGTTCCAGCTTCAGGGCCGCGTGCGGAATGACCTGATCCGCTCGATGTGCCGGCGGTTCGGCTGGGATACCGAGCCGAGCCTGGAGATCCTGACGCAGGGGCTGATCGAGGCGGCCGAGGCGGACACCTTCGATCCGGTGGTGGAGTACCTCGACAGCCTGAAGTGGGATGGCCGGGACCGGATCCGCGAGTTCCTCGCCGCCCTCGGGGCCGCCCTCTCCACCCTCACCCTGGCGATCCTGCTGAAGACCTTGATCGCGGCCGTCGCCCGCGCGCGCCGGCCGGGTTGCAAGGCGGAGGTGGTCACGATCTTCGTGGGGCCGCAGGGCGCCGGCAAGTCCATGGCCTGGCGTGTCCTGGCGTCAGCGCCGGAACGGAACAAGGACCCCAGCGCACCGAGCGACATCTTCAGCGACGCGCCCGTGGAGCTCAACGGCAACGACAAGGACTCGTCACTCAAGAGCGTGTCCCCCTGGATCCACGAACTGGCCGAGCTCGCCACCAAGAAGAGCGCGGACAGGGATCAGGTCAAGGCCGCCCTTTCCCAGCAAACGGAAGTCTTCCGCCCACCCTACGGGCGCGAGGTGCAAAGCCGCCCTCGCCGCGGGATCCGGGTGGGCTCCACCAACGAGACCCAGTTTCTGAACGATCCCACCGGCGCCCGGCGGTGGTGGCCGGTGGAGGTGGGCGAGATCGACATCCCTTGGATCATGGCAAACCGGGATCAGCTTTGGGCGCAGGCGGACGCCGCCTTCACGGCGAAGATCGCGTGGTGGTTTGAGCGGGGAGAGCACGCTGAGGAGCTCTCGGAGCGGCATGAGGGGGCTTACGACGCGGACGCGCTGGAGTTGCTCCTTGCGGAGCGGCTCACCCCCGACCTCACCGAGCGGTGGCGTGCGGATGGTGCCGTCCTCGTCGGGGAGGTGGCGCTGGTGGTGGGGATCGACCTCGCCAGGGCGCCGCGCAACGTCCCCAACCGCCTCGGGGACGCCCTGCGCCGCCTCGGCTACCGGCGGACTCAGGTCCGCCGCGGTTCCCAGCGCGTCAAGGCGTGGAAGCACCGGTCCTGGGACTGCGTCACGCCCCCCACCGCCGAGGTTGATCCGCTGGGCTAACCGGCAACCCCTGCCTCGTCTAGGAAGATCCCACCCTGATCGTTTTTCGCTGCATCCCAGCGCCACAAAGAGGAACACGCCATGAAGATGATTCATCCAGATACTGCCGTCGATGAAAGCGCGGCCCGGATCGAGGCGGAGGAGCGGCTTTCCGCCCTCACCGACCAGGGCGCCCGGTTCGTGGGTTGGTGGCCGGCGGCCACCCGGTAGACGAGTCCTTCGCCCGGGCTGGGTATACCGAGGGCTCCGCGCTGATCCTCGCCCAGCGCCCGGACATCCTGGCCGCGGTGGGCGCCCTGCGGGACCGAGACCTGGGGACCGCCCGAACCGACGCCGCCTACCTGCGTCGGGTGACGCTGGCGGTGGCACACGCGGCCCACCGGGATGGGGATCAAAGGGTAGCTCTATCTGCCGTCCGTCTACTCGCGGAGATCGACGGCCACCTCCACCGAGACCCGGCGCTCGACAACGCGCCGGTGGTGAACGTCCAGATCAACTTCGGCCCGGGCGCCTCCACCGACCCGCCCGCGGTGGTGGTGCCCGCCGACCTCGACCCGGTGCTCCGGTGACCAGCCGGCGGCGGGTCCTCCTGGCCGGCGGCGGGGTTCGGGTCTTCGGGCTGGACGATCTGGCCGATGTGCTGGCGGCCGTCCAAGAGGCCCGCGCCACGGCCCCCCGCCGCCCCGTAGCGCCTCCCCCCACCGCCGGTGGGGCCGGTGCCCCCTCCCCGGCCGCCGAGGCCGCTGCTGGCCCACCGGAGCGCCTCCGGTAGCCCCTCCATGCCCGCCGCCGCCCCATACCCTCTGCCCGGCCGCGGCCCGGCCCTGGTCCGCCAGGGCGAGGCGCGGGACCTGCCCGCGGCGGTGGTGGCGGACGGCATGGCGCTTTTGGCGGCTCTTCCCGCCGGGCCGGCGAGGGACGCGGTGCTGGCGGTGGTGAGGATGGCCCGGCCCGATGTCCTGCGCGAGGAGCGGCGGCGCGAGGGCGCGAGGCTGATCGAGCTCTACATGGCGGAGGGCTACCGCCGGCAGGCGGCTCGAGAGAAGGCGGCGCCCGCGGTGGGCGTGAGCGAGGCCGCGCTCCGTGAATGGGGACTGTAGGACCCGGCGAGTTTCTGCACTCCCGGTGGGTGACAACTGAACGCAACCGGGCCGAGTGGCCCACAACCAAGGAGCAACGAATGGATGCGACGTTCACAAAGCGGCTGGAGCGACTGAAGACGCTGAAGCTGGAGCAGGCCGGGCAGGTGGAGAGGCTGGCCGCGGCCCGCGCGGCGGCCGAGGTGGCCCGCACCACCGTCGAGGGGGCCAAGATCAACGAGGTGGTGGAGGGCACCCCCGCCGCGGCCAAGGCGGCCACCGACTCCGCCGCCGCGCTGGAGAAGGCGCTGGAGGCCCGGGACGCCCTGGAGAGCCGCAGCGCGGCGCTGGCCTCCGGCATCGCCCTGCTCAGCGCCGACCTGGCGAAGGCCAGCGGCGCTGAGAAGGCGGCGGTGCAGGCCGCCGAGGTCGAGCGGCTGCGGTCGAAGCTGGCCGCCTCCGCGCCGGTCATCGAGGCGGCGTTGATCGAGGCGGCGTGCCTGTGGATGCTGCGCCAGAGCGGGCCGCTGGACGAGGAGCGCGTCGGCGCCGCCCTCTTCCGCGCGACCGGGATCACCTGGCAGACGCTCCGGGTCCAGGTGAATGCCACCTACGACCGGATCCGCCTGGCCGGCGGCGAGGCCGCGGCGCTGGTGGACGAGGTGGCCCGTGGCGGGTGAAGCGGAGCGGCTGGCCGCCCTCATGGCGGCCCGTGAGGCGGTGGACGCGGCCCGCGCGGCGGCGTGCGATCCCAACCGGCCGGGCGCGGAGCGGGGCCTCGCGCAGGAACTCATGGTTCAGCGCGTGGCCCAGCTGCTGGACCTGGAGGCCCAGGACCCGGTCCGGCTGGCCGAGCAGGCTGCCGAGGCCCAGATGCTGGAGGAGGCGGCGGCCTGGCGCGGCCGGCAGGAAGCCCTGGTGGAGCGCCGCGACAAGTTCCGGGCTCTTCTCAGCGACCCGGCTACCTCCCCGGCTCAGCGGGCGCTGGTCGAGCTCGAACTCGCCGCCCTCCCTCGGGTGGGCTGACCATGGCGGCCCAGCGGCTCGTCCTGACCCAGGCGCAGGCGGATGACCTCCACCGGCGGCTCAAGGGTTACTGCGCCACCGAGGCGGCCAAGTACTACGAGGCCGGCGGCCCGGTGGGCGTCAAGATCGGGGACTTCTGGGTGACGCTCAGCGCCATGCCCCTCGGGGATCTGGTCGAGATCATGGTGGCGGCGGTCCACACCGACATCCGCCGGATGGCGGAGCAGGTGGTGGCCGAGGTGGACGAGTAGATCTCCACCGGCCGCGGCGGGGGCGCTACCCTGCCGCGGCCGAGGTCTAACCAAGGATCTCCAAGTCCACCCTGAATGCCGGTAGGGTTTGCTCTGGGTAGGCGGCTACCAGCCACCAGGAGGGGGGCATCCATGGGCCGATACGTCAGGTGCAACGAATGCCATGGTTCTGGCGCGTTTGCCGAAGAGGGACAGACCTCCAGGCAGCCGTGCCCTTTCTGTAAGTCCACGGGGAGAACCTGGAATAGCGAGTTGGAGTCCATTGAGGGAATGGGCCCGGTGGAAACGAAGGTCATGAAGGCTTGGGAACGATCTGATGAAGTCGTCTGGACAGGGATCGCCCACGTAGTTCAGCGCACGCCGGGAGGCGCTCCCGTGTTCGTGTATCTGTTGCTGCCGGCCATCGGGATGCTTACGGCCGTCTTGCTGGCTTGGCTTCTCTAGCAAGGTGCCGCACAAATGCACTACTGCCCCGGTGGTGGATGAAAGGGGTAGATGTGGAAAAGGCAGGTAGGCCGCTGGCCGCCGAGCCGCTCCGCCGCCCGGAAGAAGGGCCACAGGTCGTCGCCCAGCCTGTAGTGAGTGGCGAGGGGCAGGGCGTGGCAGAGCAGCTTTTCCAGGGCGTGGAGGCAGTACTCTAGATGCGGTTTTTCGAGTCGGTCCTGATCGAAGAAGTGCCTCCGGCCGGCTGCAAACTTGGCCCAATTGTCTAGGGTGTTCCGGTAGGCCGACGCGCGGTCTCCGTGGCCGGCGCGCTCCTGCTCCTCGATGAAGCGGTAGCAGACCCGGATCGCGCCCTCCAGCGCCTCCAGCGCCTCCTTGTCCTGCGTCGTCGCCATGCGGCCCCCTCTCGCCGGCAACGGTAGCACCACCGCCCGACGCGGCCGGTGGGGATGACCGCCCGCCGGTGGGCACCTTGCCCGCTCGCCCGCCGCCCGCCGGTGGAGGAATCCCGGCCGGGCTTTTCGGGCCACAACGGGGAAGGCCCTTGGGTCCCCCGCGGGTCCCATCGGCCCCCACAACCCGAATTCGCGATCCGGCTCCGGGCGCTAGGGTGTCCCCCGCAGATCTTGGGAACCCCCCGATCTTGGCTGAATTTCAAACTTACAGCCGCCCGTCGCTCCGGGCGTTTTCATCTACTGGATGAAAATTTCGGGTTCGTGGCGTGAAAAAGGGGAACCGCTGGTGAGCGATTCCCCTTTGTTTTCCGCTATTAGGCCCGGCCGGGTTCGAACCGGCGACCCCTGCCGTGTCAAGGCAGTGCTCTACCGCTGAGCTACGGGCCTCCTCGACGTCGAGGGGCGCGTTTATAGCGCGATCACCCGGGGAGTCAACGGCTCTCTGGCGCCCGGGCCCGGGCGCGGACGGCCCGGGCGAACACCCCGGCGTACTGCAGCAGCGACACCACCACGCAGGCGGCGGTGAGCAGGCCGGCGGCCGCCAGCCAGGGCGCCAGGGACGGGCGCAGCGACGGCTCGACGTCCCCGGCCAGCGCCCCCACCACCAGCAGGGTGATGGCGAAGGTGGCGTACTTGCCGGCGCGGGTGGGCAGGATGCGGATGCGCGGCCCGATCCCGAGGGCCTGCAGCAGCGCCGCGCCGAGCACCAGCGCCACGTCCCGCCCCACCACCAGCAGCGGCAGCCAGGCCGGCAGCCGCCCGGCCGCGGCCAGCGCCACCAGCGCGCAGAAGGTGAGCAGCTTGTCGGCGATGGGGTCGAGGATCTCGCCGAGGCGGGAGTGCTGCGAGAGCAGGCGCGCCGCCAGCCCGTCGAGCAGGTCGGTGACGGCCGCCGCCGCGAAGACCACCAGCGCCTCCTGGACCCGGCCGACCACGTACAGCCAGAGGAAGACCGGCGCCAGCAGCAGCCGCAGCCCGGTGAGCGCGTTGGGCAGCGTCCACGGGCCGGCGTCGGGTGGGCCGGGTGGCTCACCCTCCCCGGCGCCGGCGCCTAGCGGGCCGCCGCGTCCCGCTGCCGGTTCCACGTCTCCCACTCGTCCTGCGCGGCCAGCGCGAACCGCTCCGGCTCGGCGGGGGTGCCGTCGGCCGCCACCCGCACCTGCATCAGCTCGGTGACCAGCCGCTCCCACTGCTCGCGGGTCACCTCCTGCGGGCCAGCCACCTCGCGGCGCGCCGCCGGGTCGGGGGCCCCGGCGTGGGCCGGGCGCGGGATGGGCCCGGCCGCCACCGCCACCGTGCCGCTGTAGACCCGCACCACCACGCTGCGGTCCTTGCTGGCGTCCACCCGGAAGGTGGTGCCGCGCACGCCGGCCACGGCGTTCTCCGTCTTGACCTCGAAGCGGGCCTCGCCGCCCAGGGCCTTGGTGACGTTGGCCCAGACGTTGCCCACCCGGAGCTTGGCCGAGACCTTGCGGTCGTCGGGCGAGGCCCCGAAGGCGGCGGCGTCCAGCTCCACCTTGGAGAGCGGGCCGAGGCGCAGCACGCTCTGGTCGCTCAGGCGGAGCTCCAGGCGGGTGCGCCGGGCGGTCTCGATGACGTCGCCCTGGAAGACGGCGCTCCCCAGCGCCAGCGGCTGGCGGGCGCCGCCCTGCAGGCGGGTGGCCTGGCCGGCCAGGAAGGTGATGGCGCCGGCCGGCGCGGGCTCCTCGGCGTGGACGGCCGCGGCGCCCAGGGCCAGGGCGGCGAGCGCGGCGACGGCGGTGGCGCGGGCGCGGGCGGTCACTTCAGCTCCACCTCGACGGCGTTGGGCGTCACCTTGCGGACCTTGCAGGCGTAGCCGGGGAACTTGCGGGTGGCCAGGTCGGTGGCGAAGCCCTCGGCGGTCCCGGCCAGCGAGACGTCGAGCTCGGCCCGGCCGTCCTCCACCGACCGCTGCTGCACGTCCTTGACCCCCTTGATCGAGGCCAGCAGCACGGCCTTGAAGCCGGCCAGGCGGGCGTAGTCGTCGACCCCCCTGACCACCAGCGCGACGCGCCGGACGCCCGACTGCTCGCGCGCCCAGACCCGGCCGATCTTGGCGAACAGGTCGCGCGCCAGCTGGCGGCCGCCCTCGGAGAGGGCGTTGCGCCCGGCGGTGGTCTGCTCGAACCCCTTGCCGGCGGCGCCGGTGAACTCGGCCGCGGCGATCACCTCGCCGGTGTCGGTGCGGACGGCGCGCGCCGAGACGTTGGCCACCGCCGAGTAGAAGGTGCCGTTGTCGATGGCGATCTCGCCGAGCGGCTTGGCCACGGCCCGGCCCACCACCACCACCTCGGCCCCCACCTTGAGGCCGATCTCGCGGGCCTTCTGCACGTTGGGATCGGCGCCGATGGCCTCCAGCGTCACCTTGCCGGTGAGGACCTCGGGGTCGATGAAGGTGAACCCGGACTTCTCCATCCGGTCCATGAAGGCGTTCTCCATCACCCGCAGGTCGGCGCCGTTGCCGCCGCCCTGCCACCAGCCGGTGGCCTGGCTGGCGGTGATGGACTGCTCGGCGATGAGGGCCATGACCCGCGGCATGCCGGCGCGCCGGTAGGCGATGCCGAAGGCCATCAGGTCCTCGTCCAGCTTGGCCTCCGAGACCTCGCAGCGCAGCCGCGTCACCCAGACGTTCCCGTCCTGCTTGTCCTCCAGCACGGTGAACTTGCGGACGTAGCCCTCGGAGTGGGCGAAGACCTTGTCGGAGAGCAGCTGCGACTGGTCGGTCTCGGTGGAGGCGCTCACCACCGTGGTGGCCACCTGCTGCACGCAGGAGCGCAGGGCGTCGTCCTTGGCGGCGGCGCGGGCCGCCAGCAGGTCGTCGGCCACGGCGCCCTGGCCGGTGGCTTCGGCGGTCCTGGTCGCCTCCTCGGCGAGCGGGAGCGCTGGGGCCATGGCGAGCAGCATCGACGTGAGGATTCGCTTCATGGTGGGGACTCCCCGGCTAGTCGGTGAGGATGACGACGCGCCCCTCGGCCAGGAACGCCGGGCGGGCGGCCAGCGTGGCGGCGTCGGCGGCGCCGAGCACCAGGTCGGCGCCCTGGGCGCGCAGCGCCTTGAGCACCAGCGGCCGGTCGCCGACCCGGGCGGCCAGGTCCCGCCTGGCGGCGGCCAGGCCGGGCGCGTAGGCGGCCACCCCGGTGGCCCGGCGGGCGGCCTCGCCCAGCGAGGCGGCGCCGTAGAGCTCCTGGCCGGCCTCGTCGAGCAGGCGGGGCGCCAGGGCCGGCGCCACCTTCAGGCCGGCCGCGTCCACCACCAGCGAGGTGGGGCCGGCCGGGGCCGGGGCGGCGGCGGCCCGGGGCAGCACCGCCTCGGCCACCCCGTCGAGCGCCACCTCCACGTCGAGCTCCACGCCGCCGTCGGAGTAGTAGCGCCTGCCGGTCTCGCGGAAGCCGCGGATGGTGCCCTCCACCGCCCCCCTCACCGCGGCGTCGGCGCCCATGGCCGCGCCCACGGTCTGGCCGGCGCTGATGGCCACGCCCTTGGTGACCTCCAGGCAGCGCCTCAGCGCGTCGAGCCGAGCGGCCTTCTCGGCGCCGAGGCGCGCCACCGCGGCGTTGCCGGCGGCGTCCTTCAGGTTGGCGGCGCCGGCGCCGGTGCACTTCACCACCCGCCGCTGCCAGTCGACCGCGCCGGGGTCGGCCCGGGCCGTGAGCGACAGCGTCGCGAGCGCGACGACGAGGACGATTCGCATTGGGGGGCTTCCTCCCTCGGGACGGACCGGCGGACCGGGCGGAAAATTCTAGCACCGCCGGTGCCTCCGCGGTGGGGCGGTCGGACCTCCGGTCTGGCCTACCTCCGCCTACCCACATGTCCCAGGGGCACGGCCAGGCCCCCGGACGCGCTGCGTCGAGCCCGGTCACCCGCGGCCGGCCGCTACCAGGCGTCGCGCCGGGCCCGCAGCGCCACGACGGCCTGCGGATCGGGCGCCCGCAGGAAGGGGTTGACCACCCGCTCCTCCGCCAGCGTGGCCGGGTCGGGCTCGAGCCCGGCCGCCCGCGCCGCCTGCACCGCCGCCAGGCGGGCCCGGGCCGGGGCGTTGTCCGGCTCGAGCGCCAGGACGAACGCCAGGTTGGCCTCGGCGTAGTCGTGGCCCGGCTGCACCAGGAGCCCGCCGTCCAGCCGGGCCAGCGGACCGAGGAGGCTCTCCGCCAGGGCGCCGACGTCGCCCCCGTGGCGGCAGTTGCCGCAGCCCCCGGTGAAGAGGGTGTCGCCGGTGAGCAGGTGGCCGGCCCACTCCAGCAGCACCGAGCCCGGGGTGTGCCCCGGCACGTGGTGGACGCGCAGCGCCAGGGCCCCGAGCGAGAGCGCGGCGCGGCCGGCCAGGTCCTCCTGCGGCGCGAACCAGCGGGCGTCGCCGCCGTGGCCCAGCACCCGGGCGCCGAGCCTGGCGGCCACCGCGACGGTGCCGCCGCTGTGGTCGGCGTGCCCGTGGGTGTGCAGGACCCATCGGGGCGCGGCGCCCAGGTCGGCCGCCAGCGCCAGCGCCACCGCCGCGTCGCCCGGGTCCACCAGCGCGGCGTCGCCGCCGGCCTCCAGCAGGTAGACGTAGTTGGTGGCGCCGAAGCGGCGGCGAGAGAGGCGCGGCGTCACGGGGCGTCGTCCGGGTGGTGGGAGAGGCCGACGCGGTTCCCCTCGGGGTCGCGCAGGTAGAGCGTCCAGCGGGTCCGGTGG
This window contains:
- a CDS encoding ribbon-helix-helix protein, CopG family, with product MPAKKPRRTTNEPITVYLPPADLEALRALRDRSGVPVAVMVRRAVKATLATTTAAVEALTTTP
- a CDS encoding helix-turn-helix domain-containing protein encodes the protein MEWLTVQDLTQRLRISRAHLYNLINAGTLPRGVRFGRCVRWRLDIIRAAEDRLAGPPAEVAR
- a CDS encoding CDP-alcohol phosphatidyltransferase family protein, coding for MEPAAGRGGPLGAGAGEGEPPGPPDAGPWTLPNALTGLRLLLAPVFLWLYVVGRVQEALVVFAAAAVTDLLDGLAARLLSQHSRLGEILDPIADKLLTFCALVALAAAGRLPAWLPLLVVGRDVALVLGAALLQALGIGPRIRILPTRAGKYATFAITLLVVGALAGDVEPSLRPSLAPWLAAAGLLTAACVVVSLLQYAGVFARAVRARARAPESR
- a CDS encoding FecR domain-containing protein — encoded protein: MTARARATAVAALAALALGAAAVHAEEPAPAGAITFLAGQATRLQGGARQPLALGSAVFQGDVIETARRTRLELRLSDQSVLRLGPLSKVELDAAAFGASPDDRKVSAKLRVGNVWANVTKALGGEARFEVKTENAVAGVRGTTFRVDASKDRSVVVRVYSGTVAVAAGPIPRPAHAGAPDPAARREVAGPQEVTREQWERLVTELMQVRVAADGTPAEPERFALAAQDEWETWNRQRDAAAR
- a CDS encoding MBL fold metallo-hydrolase encodes the protein MTPRLSRRRFGATNYVYLLEAGGDAALVDPGDAAVALALAADLGAAPRWVLHTHGHADHSGGTVAVAARLGARVLGHGGDARWFAPQEDLAGRAALSLGALALRVHHVPGHTPGSVLLEWAGHLLTGDTLFTGGCGNCRHGGDVGALAESLLGPLARLDGGLLVQPGHDYAEANLAFVLALEPDNAPARARLAAVQAARAAGLEPDPATLAEERVVNPFLRAPDPQAVVALRARRDAW